The nucleotide window CTGGTTTTCGGCAGCGATCTTCGGACTGACCCCTACCAGGCGCAGGGGAAACCGCTGGCCGGGAAGCTGACGGGAAGAGGCCGTTCCCCCCGAGATGCGATCCGCCAGGGAGATGTCGTGCAGTACCGCCTCCACCCACATGCGGGCGGGATCGATGATCTCCGCCAGAACGGTTCCTTCCGTGACCACTTCTCCCGGAACGATATGGACATCGGTCAGCCGGCCATCGATGGGAGCCAGAATCAGCTCCCGGCCCACCGCGCCTTCGGGCCGCTCCCCCTTGAAGAGGGCCAAACGCTGCCCGGCCTTCTCCGTGGCGGAGAGGATGGGATCGAGAACGGCCAGGGTTTGTCCCCGCTTCACCCGCTGCCCGGACCAGGGCGGCGGGAAATCCGGGTCATAACCGACGCGGGAGGGAAACGGGGGATGAATGCGGGCGTGGGTTGCCGGATCCGGAATCACCCGCCCCACCAGACGGACGGTTTCCGCCACCTCCCGGCTTGCGGCGGGAACGGTGCGCAAATCCAGCAGAAATTGACTCGCCTTGGGCAGGGCAACCCCCGTTGCCGAACTCTTGCGCCCGTTCGCCGCCACGGAGGGTGTGGCAGATGCCGGAGCCGTCCCGGCAAGCTGGAGCAGCAGCAGATCGGTCACACCCGCCGCCTCCACCGTGAGCGTCAGATCCAGCGGATCACCGCCACGATGCGTCCACGCCAGACGATAGACGCCCGCCGCCCGGGTCGCTTCCCCCTTTCCCGTCCACGGGGGTGTTCCTGCCGCCTCCACCGTGATCTCCGCCCCAGCCACCGGGGCCCCGCTGCCGATATCCGCCAGAT belongs to Magnetococcales bacterium and includes:
- a CDS encoding efflux RND transporter periplasmic adaptor subunit — encoded protein: MMRLGLSLLWMVMCLLLRVQPGLAHGGEDHGAAGAGMGEMLSAGLGSAATGDRFEVVLTDGEEGFSRLYLADIGSGAPVAGAEITVEAAGTPPWTGKGEATRAAGVYRLAWTHRGGDPLDLTLTVEAAGVTDLLLLQLAGTAPASATPSVAANGRKSSATGVALPKASQFLLDLRTVPAASREVAETVRLVGRVIPDPATHARIHPPFPSRVGYDPDFPPPWSGQRVKRGQTLAVLDPILSATEKAGQRLALFKGERPEGAVGRELILAPIDGRLTDVHIVPGEVVTEGTVLAEIIDPARMWVEAVLHDISLADRISGGTASSRQLPGQRFPLRLVGVSPKIAAENQGLHLQFAVKSTDGQLKAGMPVDVYAETGMFPFGTAIPRGAVLEQGGIPLVWVKTAPERFEGRPVRPGRRGMEWVEILEGLQPGDKVVVQGHNQLHAVR